The window CAAGCATCCGATTCATTCATGTCAAGTCGCACAAGAGCTGAATTACAGTAACATTAGTGTTCCACCTTTGTTCAAGATTTCACTTCACCTTCACACGCAACACTTGTATAAGTGTTCGAATGTTGTCACGACGCAAATGAATTCCGGCAATAGCTAAAAACACCACTAGGATGCCTCTTCATTACGTATTTATCAGTTTCAGTTTGTCTTCGTTGGGAgagcagttttattttgttttatttttcttagatTTTGCAGTAccatttttaatgttaaaatgttactcaaAGCATGGCTTGGTTGTTCCAAATCTGAACAAAACGGCCTCCTGTGTTCGACTGTCGAGGCCCCACTCGCCACGCTAACGAACCAAAAAAAGTGAACCAGTTCCTAATCGTGgttcggcatttgcaaattcgcCTTTTTTGTGGATTTGATTGTGGAAGCTCTCCTCTATTATCTCCCGAAGAACTCACATTCGGATTCGGTATAAAAGAGCGaaacttttgtgtttttacgCGAACGAGTGACAAGGTTTTCCTCAGACGTACATGCCCGGGCTGCTCCCGCTGTGAGACGGCGGTTCGATGATGGCCGTCTTATATTGAATGAAAACGGGCGTTTGGGGCGCGGGGTGGAAGCTGGATTGGTAGGACACGGTGGGATTGTACGTCAGCGTGTACGGCGTGCTGTTCTGGCTCATGTACAAGGAGTTGAGCGGTGTGTATATGCTCCCCGCCGGGTTTGAGTTTCTCAGAGATGAACGTGGGGCCCTGCTGCCTTGATACGAGAGGGACGTGCTTTCAGGCGCGCCGAGGATCACGGCGTCGCTTGTTGCTATCTGCGGTTTGAGGAGATGTCGTCCGGCAGAGCTTTGCCGGAAGCCGTCGGATGCGAGGCTGGAAACGCTCCGGACGGGCTGCTGGTAGCTCATCAGAACGGGATTTCTCAGCGCGGCGGGGTGGTAGATGTCCAGGGACCTTTTGTCCGACGTCCGGAGACCACAGACGAACAACAAGCCGGAGCTAAAGAGAAACGCGCCCGTCACCCAGCCGATGTACAGCGCGTCTCCCAGCTCCCTCCTCTGGGCGTCGATCAGCAAGGGGTTGTAGAAGTCCCGGATGATCGCGTGGCCCGTCCACGACACGGGGACGAAGACGCAGACGGAAGCCAGGAGCTGCATGCCGCCCGCGACCGCCAAGATCGCGGCCTTGACTCTGTCGTTGCCGCGGAAGCAGGAAGTGCAGCGCAGGCCCGGCGTGGCCACCAGGAGCCCCAGACCGGACAAGGCCAGGGAGCAGCACATGAGGCCTCTGGCGGCTTGGAGCTCGGCGGGCAGAAACAGGAGGGAGTCGTACACCTTGCACTGCATCCTGATGTTGGCTTGTCTGTAGCAGTTCATCCACAAACCCTCCCAGCGGGTTTCCATCACCACGATGTTCTCGCCGATAAACGCCGTCACCTTCCACATCGGCATCCCGGTGACGGCGGCCGCTCCGATCAGCCCCACCAGGCCCACGCACACGGCGGCCATCTCGCAAATTCCCGTGACCATCGCGTCCAGAGTCCGGCTGCGTTTACGTTCCAAACGGGGAAACTAAATCCCGGCGCTGGAGGCCATTCGGGCAACCCGTCAGCGACGCGCTCGAAGCTCTACTGATGCGTTTGTGTACTGTCGGACGAAGTTCCTTGTGGGTAAAATGCTTCCCGGGCACCCGGTTGGCTCCGACCGATGAGGGTACCCTCGGATCActgcttgttttgtgtttagcGTTCCTCTGGCTACATGCTGGTACGTTTACCACAGCAACCTCTATCAACTCTCGATCAACTGTACCGGCGACTGACCAAAAAATACTTGATTGATCATTAAAGTCTGAAAGAATAATATAGATTACATTGAATGgattttaaacatttcattttggcTGCCAGATAAAACAAAATCTAGTCTTTAAGCACTTTAAACACAatcggtagaaaatggatggattccttgtatgtattttttatttggcaTTCATAACTAAGGATATTAGCATAGGTATTTTCCTGCAATCACACGTTCCAGAATATTTCCTCCATAAATGTTTAAGAATGCACTGCGCATATTCAAGCAGTTTGCTTTGGACTCAGTGCCAATGCAAACGAGATGACCACTGCGATAGTGGACCACACAGGCGCCGGATGGACTCTTTTGTGTCTCTGTTCAAAGCCACTTGCAAATTGCAGTCGCGTGACCACGCTCGTCGGGCTACCGGCGCTCTCTGAGCAAACACAAAAACGTCCACGCCTTGAACAAGCACTCACGCTTGTCGCTACCACTTCAGTTCCGCAACTCATGTACAAAATAATAGTCGCTGGCGATGTCGTGCTCTGAAGTCTAATGCTTGGTTCCTAATAGTGGACACTTGATTAGGTTTAGGTAAACCCGCACAGTGTAATGGATCCCGTGGAAGACTAATAATGCGCAATTTCCATTGACATTGTTATgaaggtattattattattattgtattattgtttcttttatggtttttaaacaacacatttcatttgaaatcgGCCGTCATGGAAAATAGTTgcaagcaaatattttattttccaatgtATGTTAAGAACGGAGTTGGTGAAAGTAAGTGCATGCAAAAACCGATTGCAATTCTGTCAAGTCTGAAGAACAAATCCATTCAACACAAAATGTGAAGTAGACACTTTATTTTCCATCATGGTCCTCATAAATTGACATgacgggccagatctggccctcaggctttgagtttgacacccgtgagTGATAGCATGAAGACATGAATtattcttcattaaaaaaaaaaaaaaaaagaaaaaggtcacATAAGATAATTTACTCACGgaaatgttttttgcaaattatttgaCATAAAACGTACGGCATGTTTGTGGCAGTCATCACTTCAGTCAGTGTTCAGAGATAGGCCACCCCGCTGCGTACAGACGGATACCTGGACGGGTAGCTGGACTGGTAGCTGTAGTTGGTCGAGGGGTGTCTGGACAGGACCGGCTGGGCCCGAGCTTGGGGGAGCAGCACCAGCTGCTGAGGCTGCAGGGGCTGGACGGGCTGCGGAGGGTACGCCACGTAGTCGGAGTTTCTGGAGTAGACGTAGCTCCTCGTTTCTTTGCCTTCCGACTGCACATTGCAGCAGGTGAACACGCATCCTCCGGCGAGAAGGAAGGCGCCGGCCACCCAGCCGATGTAGAGGGCCTCCCCGAGCTCCCTCCGCTGGGCGTCGATCAGCAAGGGGTTGTAGAAGTCGCGGATGATGACGTGAGCCGTCCAGGACACGGGGATCAGGACGCAGATGCACGCCGTGATGATCGTGGACCCGGCGATGACGAGCACCGTTCGCTTGGCTCGGTCGTTGTTACGGACGCACGACGTGCACCGCAGCCCCGCCAGGCTGACGAGCAGGCCCAGGCCGGCCAGGGCCACGGCGCAGCACATGAGGCCCCGGGCCGCTTGGAGGTCCGGGGGCAAGGCCAGCAAGGAGTCGTACACCTTACACTGCATCCTGATATCGGCCTGCTTGAAGCAGTTCATCCACAGGCCTTCGGAGCGGGTCTCGAACACGATGATGTTCTCGCCGATGAAGGCCGTGACTCGCCACATGGGCATGCCGGTGCTGGCCGCCGCCCCGATCAGCCCGATGAGCGTCAGAAGAAGACCCAGGATCTCCAGCGCCGTGTTGGCCATCCCGTCCTGCTCGCCACACAGTTGCGGGAGCGACTGCGGCGCCGAGGAGTCGAGTCCCGCTCGGGAGGTTGCCGCATCCCGGCGGAGAGGGAGGAGTTCACCTGTTCTGTGTACAGGACGCCAAGGGGTGGGAATTCAGACCCGTTGCTAGGAGACAGACTCCCCTCTGGCCGCTTCAGTCTGTGTGCGGCGAACAGGAGCCGTTGTAAGCTTCCACCTTGTTTGCTCAGAGGTCTCAGTTTACATCCTCATAGCTGGTTTAACCAGGAAGTCTATTTTAGAAAGGTGTTCATTGACTTGGCATCATAGGAAAgtgtggctggcaaccattgcAGGGTGGTtctcggccaaagtcagctggaaggCAGCTCACCCGTGAACCAAATGAGCccgagaaaatggatggatcaacaaaaatgttgttgtaCGAGCTTGAAGAAATGTTGCCTTCACTGAACTCGTATTGGAAGCACAGTGATTAATGTTAGCAAgtccgcctcacagtcgagaggttgtGGTTTGAGTctcgggcttcctcccacattctgcTAAGTTCATTGGAGAGcctaaattgcccaaaggtgtgaatgtgagtgtgcgtggctgtttgtctacatgtgccctgccgTTGACCGAACGGCTTCACGTCTGTGTTGCGTGGAGTCTGCAACTTGTGAAAAATGCTTGCGAAATGGTGCCGGCAAAAATTCCAGATTCGAGTGCACTTCAGACCCCCGCAGCTAGATGGCGGCAGCAAAGTTCACAACATCTGGCCACCATGTGCCaaccaccacagaagaagaagaacatttGCCGTCTCTCCAGGTTACAAATCTGTGTTTTTATTCAGTAAATACtgttgagtgcaatttttcttaTGAAGCAATAACACTGTTTTTTTACCCCTCCAAAAAATTGCCGTGCTTCCACatggggctggaacagattcattgCATTTCCATCAGTTTCAATCgtgaaaaatgatttgaatttttttgaaataatcGTGTTTTGGTCGccgaacaaattcaacttgtatctcaaggcaccactgtactgatTGATATTTACCAATGAGTTTGTGGTTCACAGCGTTCCAAACTTGTTTCCCCTTGAGGTGGCCTTCGAAATAGATCGGATTCCTGCTTTTACAACAAACAATAAAgcttaaaaagtgaaaaaaaagcatctatAGATTTGACCTTTTACCGCAACTGGTGTCGCCGTTGTGAATCAGATATGGCTCAAAATCAGCAGCACTCTAACTGAGAGTCAATACGACTTTATACGTCATTGgcaagtgtttgtttgtgttggatTTGATTTCATCTTGTGAGTTTCTTGGTTTGGACTTTGTGTCCTAGTGAAATGTCAAATAGGAAAATGTCTCATTTGTCATCGTTGCTCAGACATTCGGTGGCAGTTTTGTCTTGTGGGTGGACCTGTGACAATGTTCTGGTTTGACCAGTTGAGCCGCATAGCGGATGTCAACAAAAGAGATAACAAGTTTGCTCCCGAGTTTGCTGAGTCAAACACAAtccagaaaaacaaaagcaaccgaggcctttttttttttttctctcccatgTCTCCATTTATTGAGCACCACAGCGGGCCCTTGAAATAAAAATCAACTATGTACAATTCATAAAGCCTCAACATTCTCTGAAAAAAAGGCTGAGTGCATAATCATGTAATCAAAGAATTCTACagtctatgtacagtatatagctgAAAAGCATTGTCATCATAGTATACAAACGCACTAATGCTCAATTGAgcaggttattaaaaaaaaatcagttccaCAGAAAATCATCAACTCTGAAATACTTTTCGTTTTCAGCCTTTTCCAGGTCAGTTTAAAATAGAATGCCACCTATTTCggcaagcaaaaataaaataatcacggTCTCTCTGCCGTTTCCTT of the Phyllopteryx taeniolatus isolate TA_2022b chromosome 8, UOR_Ptae_1.2, whole genome shotgun sequence genome contains:
- the cldn8.1 gene encoding claudin-8, which codes for MANTALEILGLLLTLIGLIGAAASTGMPMWRVTAFIGENIIVFETRSEGLWMNCFKQADIRMQCKVYDSLLALPPDLQAARGLMCCAVALAGLGLLVSLAGLRCTSCVRNNDRAKRTVLVIAGSTIITACICVLIPVSWTAHVIIRDFYNPLLIDAQRRELGEALYIGWVAGAFLLAGGCVFTCCNVQSEGKETRSYVYSRNSDYVAYPPQPVQPLQPQQLVLLPQARAQPVLSRHPSTNYSYQSSYPSRYPSVRSGVAYL